AAACGCGGGCCTTATCTTTCACATATAAATCGGTCGTCGCCAAATGCGATCCGAAGAAGTCGCAGCTGAAAAGTATCCCGTCTTCCTTAAGGTGCGTCGACATCGTTTCCGGCCAGTGCACCCAGGGGGTGTGTATGAATTCCAGTATTTTGTTCCCCAGACTCAGGACTTCTCCATCGTCAACGGTTTTGACGCGGTCGGGTGAAATTCCGAGATGGTCGACGAGCAGGCCCTTGCCTTTAGCCGTGGCGATGACCCTGGCGTTGGGATATTTATCAAGAACCCGCGGAATCGTTCCCGCATGATCCTGTTCCGCGTGATGCGCGATTAAATAATCAATCTTCGGAATATCCTCAAGCTGCGCCAGAAGAATATCTGCCATCGCCGGATCAACGCTGTCCAGCAAAACTGTTTTTTCGCTGCCGCGTATCAGATAAGCGTTATAACTCGTGCCGTCGGGCAGCGGGATGAGAGAATCAAAAAGCCTCCTGTCCCAGTCAACTGCCCCCAACCAGTAAACATCGTTAACAATTTTTCTCGCTTTCATTTTATCAATTTCCTCCGCCACTTTTTTTTAGTTTTCCGCTCCCATCGTCCATGGCGCACAAACCCCTGAATTCTCTAAGATTAAAACAACAGCAGACCGGCTATTGAGAAATATATCATCAGCCCGGTTGTGTCTATCACCGTCATCAAAAGAGAGCCGCAGATGATCGCGGGATCCATTTTGAATTTCGTGAGTACAATGGGCAGAGCGCTGCCCAGCAAATTCGCCCACAGGGATATAAAAAGCATGGAAGAGCCCACGACAAGGCCTATCCTGTAATCGCCCTTCCAGAGGTATCCCCACAAACCTATGGCAACGCCCAGCGTCAAGCCCAGCAAAATACCTATGGCCAGTTCTTTTTTCATTATGTTAAACCACTTGGCCGTGGTGAGCTCTCCAAGAGCCAGAGCGCGAACGATGAGAACCGAGGCCTGATTGCCTATATTCCCGCCCTCGCCCATCATGACGGGGATAAAGGCGGCCAGGGCCACGACTTTTGCGAGCATGCCCTCGAAATATGTGATAACCATTGAGGAAACAAATCCGGAGGCCAGAAACAAGAGCAGCCACCCGACCCTTTTTTTGTAGAGACCCGAAGATGACGCGGCGGAATAACTCATTTCAAGGGGCACGATACCGCCGGCCTTGTGCACATCTTCCGTGACCTCCTCCTCAAAAACATCAAGAACATCATCAACCGTCACTATTCCTAAAAGGACATTTTCGGAGTCCACGACGGGAATCGCGAAAAGATCGTATTTCTTGATCTTTGTCACGGCGACCTCCTGATCATCAAAGGGTGAAACCGCTATGAAGTTCCTGTCCATCAGGGATGACACCTCATTGGAGAGATCCGCGAGTATCAGCTTCCTGAGAGATATATCGTCCAGAAGATGCCAGTTCTTGTCGATCACATATACCCTGTTGACGGTTTCTGCGTCATGACCGAATTCCCGTATGTGCTCCAGCGATTCCCGCACCGTCCATTCCGGGCGGATGGCGACATAGTCCGGCGTCATGAGCCGGCCGACGCTATCTTCGGGATAACCCAGGAGTTTCAGCGTCTCTTTTCTCTCTGCCGGCGGCAGGAAATTTAACAGTTTTTTTGTGATTCTCCCCGGCAGCTCCTCAAAGAGCTCCGTTCTGTCATCGGGGGATAATTCCAGGACAATATCCCTTATCACCTCATCGCCTATCCTTTTCAGGAAGACCGTCTGTTTCTCGGGATCCAGTTCGGCAAAGGTCTCTGCCTTCAGCTGTTTCGGAAGAAGCATAAAAAGAACGATGGCTTCCTTGTCCTCAAGATTTTTAAGAAGATCGGCGATATCGGCCTCCGGCCATTCAATAAGAATGTTCTTGAGAGAATGCCAGGCTTTCTCCGCGATCATTTCCTCTATTTCGGGTTTTAAGAGTTCTTTCAGCATGAGGGAATTAAATCAAAAAAAGGCTCCGATGTAAACAAAAAATCTCCGGGTTCAAGCGCCGCCCCGGGACATTTTGCATTGCAAAATGATAGTCGGAGGCGCCGGGCTATTTTATTTCTTCAAATCTTTTTTCTTGGATTTATGAATTGTGCTCGGTAATATAAAAGTGATGGTTTTCGAAAATTTCTGCCGGGGGAGGACTCGAACCTCCAACGCCCAGATTCAGAGTCTGGTGTCCTACCAATTGAACGACCCGGCAATATATCCAAATTGCCTACTATTATAATCATTTTGACGACCATGTCAAAACAAGTGTTTTATCAACAAGTGTTTTATCTCTGCCGCTGTAATTACAGTTTTGCGACAGCCTGCTGGCATTTATACGGTTGATGTTTGCCTGTTTTTGGGGTATAATCACATAAGAGATGCAAAAATATCTTATTTTAGGCATTTGTATATTCATGACGGGATGCGCTCCGTCTATCCGAAGAAGTTATATCATCAACAATAATGCCGACGCTGTGCAAAAAGCAATAGACGCCGGCGCGGATATTAATGCCGCAACCACGCTCAGCGGTTACGGAAGTTCTGCCTCTAACGGCCCTCTCCTGATTTTCGCGGCTAAGATGGGAGCTCACGACATAGCAAAATTATTAATAGCCGCCGGAGCTGACATCAATGCCCAGGGAGAAAACGGAGAAACGGCTTTGTTAGAAGCTTTGAGACGGGGGGACTGGTTAATAGCAGACATGCTGCTGGAAAACGGCGCGGATATTAAAATACCTAATTCCGACGGCGAAACAGCTCTGACAATAGCCGCAAAAAATAATTCCATCAATCTGATAGACCGCTTGCTCGCGAAAGGTTCAAAAATTAACGCGACCAATAAGGCGGGAATGACAGCTTTAATGGCGGCCGCCGCTAAAAATTATACCGATTTGGCCAAGCTGTTGATTGACAGAGGCGCGGATGTAAACTTGAAAGACAATAATAACAACACCGCTCTAACAATGGCCGCTGAAAATAACAACGCTCCGCTTGCGAAAATATTAATCGAGCGCGGCGCTTACACTCATATTAAAAACAACCATGGATACAGCGCGCTGGATATAGCCGAAAATAAAAATTATCCCGATGTGGTCAAAGCTCTCCTGAATACGCAGCCGAAAAACAGGATAAAATACGGCTCCGATCCGAAGAAAAAAAATATCGCAGTGGCTAATTTTGAAAGCAACCCGCCTCTCTCCGCATCGGACGCAGGATTTATAACGAATTTCTTTCAGAGGGCCCTTATCAACACAAGAGCTTTTAACGTGCTCGACAGGAGCAACATGGATAAGACGCTGGCCGAGCAGGGTTTTCAGCAGATGGGCTGTACAACAGCTGATTGCGCCGTTCAAATGGGCAGGCTTTTGAATGTGCAATTGATCATCGTGGGCACTTGCGGCAAACTGTTTTCAAGATACATCTTAGCCGTGGATATAATTGAAGTGGAAACAGGCCAAATTATCGACTCATTTAAAGAAGACAGCGCCACATCAGCCGGTATTGAGCAAATGGCGATCAAATTAACAGACAAAGTAAAAACCGCGCTCTACTAATCACCTAACGGCGGCAAAAGGTTAATATTTTTCCCAGTGAAGGACGTCGCTTAGCTTCTTTTTAGGAGTCTGTGCGAAACCGTCTTTCGGATAACCAACGCACACGAGGCTGACAAGTTTATGATCCGGCGGGGCGTTCAGTGCCGCCAGTATCGCCGGAGCGTAGTCTTTTTTGTCGCCCGCTACCCACACAGTGCCGAGGCCCAGGTCTCTGGCCATTAATAAAATATTCTGAGTAGCGGCGGAACCGTCCTCAAGATAATACTTGACCGGCTCGCTTATAACAGCGATGACGGCGGGGCTTTCAGCCATATAGGGCCCGTTTTTCGGGGCGATTGCGGCGAGTTCTTTTCTTTTCTCCGCGTCGGTCACTACTATAAATTCAAAGGGCTGGACATTGTTCGCCGTGGCGGCGCGAGCGCCTGCGCTCACTATTTTTTCCAGGTCTTCCTTCGACACAGTTTGCGAGGAATATTTCCTGACACTCACTCTTTTTTTTATCGCATCATAAGTTTCCATAATGATCCCCTTACTTGTTGACCGAGATAAGTTCCACCGTAAAGATCAAAACCGCGCCCGGCCCTATCGTTCTTCCCGAACCTCTTTCGCCGTAACCAAGTTCCGACGGAATATATAATTCGCACTTCCCGCCTTCTTTCATCAGCTGCAGCGCTTCCGTCCAGCCGCGTACCACCCCGTTCAAAGGAAATGTCGCGGGCTCTCCCCTTTTGTAGGAGCTGTCAAACTCGGTGCCGTCTATCAGCGTGCCGCTGTAATGAACCGTCACTTTATCCGTCGCGGAAGGGCTCGCCCCTGTGCCTTTTTTTATCACCTTATACTGAAGTCCGCTGGAGGTCGTTTTCACGCCTTCTTTTTTGCTGTTTTGCTTAAGGAATGTGTCGCCTTCTTTTTTGTTCTTCGCTGACAATTCCCCGTTGCCCTCCGCCTGCTTTTTCTGCAGTTCCGCCGTCAGCGCCATCATCACTTCGCGCCGTTCCTCGAGCGTGAGCCGCGGCTGAGCGCCGGCAAGCGCGTCTTTGATGCCCTCTTTCATAAACGCGAGATCCGCGTCTATGCCCTGGCTCTTCAAGTTGTTCCCGATATCCCATCCGATGCTGTAGCCGACTTTCTCTTTCTGTGTTTCCATGTTTTTTTTCGCGCAGCCAAAAGCCGGAAGCATAATCAAACAAAACAATATAAAACCTGCGTAAGACCTGACTTCACTTTTCATGCACTTCTCCTTTCTTCATTATCCCAAACGCCAAACTTTTCAATATTTATTTTCTGATAACCCGCCCCACACCCGGCGGACGATATCTTTTTTATTGTATTATAACTTCCATGAAATTGCCAGAAAAAACAACGGACTGTTTACATAGCATGAAATTAGTTAAAATGCATTATGGTGGAATTAACCGGCAAATACAACAGCGCAAGAATATTCTGCGACGAGGTCGAATCAAGCGCTCGGCAGCAGATCCTGACTTTTCTCGATCACATCGCTTTCAGCAACGGGAAGATCAGGATAATGCCCGATGTGCACGCCGGGGCCGGAGCCGTCATCGGCTTTACCGGTCCGCTGGGCGAAAAAGTCATACCGAACATAATAGGCGTGGATATAGGCTGCGGCGTCGCGGCATGGGATCTCAAAGACAGGGAAACGGATTTTGCCGCGCTGGATCATTTCATACGCTGGGAAATCCCCTCCGGCAGAAATGTGAGGAAAGAAACTTCCACGGAGCTTGAATTTTTATTCGGCCGCCTCTTCCCCGGAAAGAGTTACGCTGATTTTCTATCGGAGATAAAACGCATCTGCCTCACCCAAAAACAGGACCGCCCCAGAGTCATGCGGTCCATAGGGAGCCTCGGGGGAGGCAATCATTTTATAGAGATAGACCGGAATGAACGCGGGGAAAGCTTTCTTGTGATACACTGCGGATCCCGGAACTTCGGGTTGCGCGTGGCTCTTTTTCACCAGCATCTCGCCAGGAGAAAAACCGGCGAAATGAAGGGGCTTGAATATCTCACGGGGCAAAACGCTGAAAATTACAAAGCCGATATGAGGATAGCCCAGATGTACGCCGCCCTCAACAGAAGCGTTATAGCATTTCTGATACTCGAACAATTCTACGGCGGGAGATACGCTTCTTTCAATAAAATAGAATCGGTGCACAATTACATCAGCTTTGAGGATTCAATAATACGAAAAGGGGCCATATCCGCACGCAAAGGGGAAAGCGTGATAATCCCCTTCAACATGGCTGAGGGATGCATACTCGGTGAGGGCAAGGGCAACGAGGACTGGAACTGCTCGGCGCCTCACGGCGCCGGAAGAACAATGTCAAGAACCGCGGCACGGAAACAGCTGGATATGGATAAATTCAAAAAGAGCATGGGGGGCGTTTGGACATCCTCGGTCTCCCGCAGCACCATCGACGAAGCGCCGGCGGCTTATAAAAAAAGTGCTTTCATACTGAAACAGCTGGAACCGGCTGTGACGATTAATTCCTTCCTGAAACCGGTTTATAATTTCAAGGCCGCGGAATAATTCCGCTGTTATTTACGGGTTTCATCCAGCAGTTTCCGGGCGGCGCCGAGGGCTTCCCCGGGGCTGATGTCTCTCATACAGCGGTGATGACCTAGCGGGCATTTTTGCGGTCCGTGGATGTTGCAGGGGCGGCAGGGCAGATTTTTCTGCAGGATAATATTTTTCTGCCTGAAAGGCCCGAAACCGAAAGCGGGTACCGTCGGGCCGAAAATAGCGACGGTTGGCACCCCATATGCCGAGGCCAGATGAAGCGGCGCGGAATCTCCTGTTATAAGCAGCTGGGCGTTCTTTACGAGGGATGCCAGTTCAAGAAAATCCGTCTCTCCCACAAAATCCATCACTTCGCCGTCAACGGCTTTTTTTATCCCCCCCCACCCCTCAACATCCCCGGGAGCTCCGGCGGCGGCCACCCTGAAATCCCGGCCCAGCAGGTCTATCAACTTTATCCAGTATTCCGCAGGCCATCTCTTCGTGCCCCAGTTTGAAAAAGGGCTTATGACAGCAAGGGGCTTTTCCGCGCGGGACGCTGACTGGGGAACGCCGAATTCGGCCTCCTCAAAATCCTCGTCAAAGGGCATGTTCCATTTCCCGTCCCAGGAGTCAAAACCCGCCCGGCGGGCGAGGCTGAGATTTCTTTCTATCTCGTGCGATGCCTGTTCATATTTCACTTTTTCGGTGAAGAAAAAACTCCCCGGTGAAATATCAAAACCCACTCTCTTTTTTATGCCCGCAAGACGCGTCATAAGGGCGCTCCTGAAAGATCTGTGCACAACAAGGGCAATATCGTATTTTTCTTTTCTCAATTTCGCGCAGAAAGAAAGAAAATTTACAGGACAGCGGTTTTTATCCTTCTTGTCGTCGGCTATCACCCTGTAGACGGCGGAATGTTTTTCCACGAATTTTTTATAGGCCGGGAGCGTCAGAAAATGTATCTCGCTCTCCGGAAAACTCTGCTTGACCGCCTCGGCAAGCGGCAGCGCCAGTATGACATCGCCTATAAAAGCCGACTGCATTATCAGGATCTTCATTTGAGCATCTCCTCCATAGCGAGCGTGAGATCTTTTGCGCTTATGGACTCCATGCACACCCTGTCTCCCCTGGCGCAGTCTTTCCCGCCGTGGAGATGGCAGGGGCGGCAGGGAACATCAACCTGCATTATCTTTGCCCCGGCCGGGGCGAACCCGAAATCAGTGACGGTGGGCCCGAAAAAAACAATGAGAGGTTTTCCGAGAGCCGAGGCCGCGTGCGCGGCTCCGGAATCCATGCTTATAACGCATGATGCCGCGCCCATAACGGCGAAAAACATCCTCATGCTCAATCGCCCGCTGAGATTTTTGACAAAATTTACATGATACCTGTTAGCGGGAAGAAGATTTTGCGCCCGGGCATAATCATCCCCTGTCAGTATAAAATAGCGCCCGGGTTTCGCCGCCGCCTCAAAGAATTCGGGAAAGCGGCGCCACTCCTTAAGCGGCCATTTTGCCTGAGGCGCCACGCAGATGATCTCACCGTCCGGGGGAATACCCTGGCTCAAAAGAATACGGCGGGCCCTGTCTTTTTCGCGGGCGCTTAAAAACAAAGCCGTTTTATCCGTGTGTATTTTTATTTTATCCGCCGCAAGAACGTCAAGATATCTTCTGACGGCGCCGGGAATGATTGCGCTTTTACCTTTTAAAATCTTTTTTCTCTCCTTTCTGTAAGTTTTGACTCTCCCCGCACGCAAAGGAAACAACGCGCCCAGAGCGCGGCTGCGGAGAGAGGAATGAAGGTCATAAATCCTGTCCGGATTTATTTTCCTCATAAGGCGGAGGAGCTGCGGTAAACCGTGATCTTCAAGCGCTATGACCCTGTCCACAAAAGGATTCTCCTCAAAAACAGGCGCGTATGCCCTTTTCGTGAAAAAATATATGAAGCTTCCCGGGTGATTGAGTTTGATATTTTCGCACAGCGGCGTTGTGAGTATCACATCACCCAGCGAACTGAATCTTATGACGGCAAAATTCATACCGTCTCACTTTCCCTGCGAAATATAGCGGTCGAGCCTCTCCATCTTATCGGGGTTTCCGAGAACAAGTATTTTATCATTCGCCTCCAGCAATGTGGCGGCGTCGGGATTATAAATAAATCTGCCCGTGAGCGCCTTTTTGATAGCTATCACAACCAGTCCCGTGTTTTTGCTGATCTGACTTTTGGCAAGCGTGTAATTGAGGAATGGGGATTTATCCGGTATGGACATCTCTTCTATTCTCCATTCCCCCTCGTTCTCCTTGAGCATTATGTCGAGAAAGGTCACCACATTCGGCCGCAGCGCCGTTGAGGCCATTCTCAAACCGCCGATCTTCTGCGGCGACACCACGGCATCGGCTCCCGCCCTTTTCAGCTTTGCTTCCGCTTCTTCTTCAACGGCTTCAGCGACAACCTTGATCCTGGGGTTGAGGCTCTTCGCCGATATCACAACATACATATTCATGGCATCACTGCTGAGGCAGGACAGCACCGTTTTGGCTTTTTCAACACCCGCCTCTATGAGAACATCGTCCTGGGAAGCGTCGCCTATGATATACCTTAGATCGGGAAGCGTTTTTTTAATCCTCTCCAGGTTCTTCTCGTCCTTTTCTATGACGACGAAATGCTGCCTTGCCTGGTAGAACTCACCCACGATCGCCTCGCCGACGGGCGAAAGGCCGCATATTATGTGATGCCCTTTCATGTTTTTTATGGTCTCCTTCATCTTCTGCCTCCTTAAAACATTTCCCACTTCTCCCTGCAGTATCAGGGATGTAAAAAGACCGGCCAGGCCCGCCACGAGCGAAAAGCCGAAGAGTATCAGCACCATCGTGAATATTTTACCAGCGGGGCTCAAAGGATGCACCTCGCCGAAGCCGATGGAGGAAAGCGTTATTGAGGTCATATAGAGGGAATCCATTAGATTCCATTTCTCTATCAGCATGTAG
The genomic region above belongs to Candidatus Omnitrophota bacterium and contains:
- a CDS encoding FKBP-type peptidyl-prolyl cis-trans isomerase; its protein translation is METQKEKVGYSIGWDIGNNLKSQGIDADLAFMKEGIKDALAGAQPRLTLEERREVMMALTAELQKKQAEGNGELSAKNKKEGDTFLKQNSKKEGVKTTSSGLQYKVIKKGTGASPSATDKVTVHYSGTLIDGTEFDSSYKRGEPATFPLNGVVRGWTEALQLMKEGGKCELYIPSELGYGERGSGRTIGPGAVLIFTVELISVNK
- a CDS encoding MBL fold metallo-hydrolase, with product MKARKIVNDVYWLGAVDWDRRLFDSLIPLPDGTSYNAYLIRGSEKTVLLDSVDPAMADILLAQLEDIPKIDYLIAHHAEQDHAGTIPRVLDKYPNARVIATAKGKGLLVDHLGISPDRVKTVDDGEVLSLGNKILEFIHTPWVHWPETMSTHLKEDGILFSCDFFGSHLATTDLYVKDKARV
- a CDS encoding glycosyltransferase family 9 protein, coding for MKILIMQSAFIGDVILALPLAEAVKQSFPESEIHFLTLPAYKKFVEKHSAVYRVIADDKKDKNRCPVNFLSFCAKLRKEKYDIALVVHRSFRSALMTRLAGIKKRVGFDISPGSFFFTEKVKYEQASHEIERNLSLARRAGFDSWDGKWNMPFDEDFEEAEFGVPQSASRAEKPLAVISPFSNWGTKRWPAEYWIKLIDLLGRDFRVAAAGAPGDVEGWGGIKKAVDGEVMDFVGETDFLELASLVKNAQLLITGDSAPLHLASAYGVPTVAIFGPTVPAFGFGPFRQKNIILQKNLPCRPCNIHGPQKCPLGHHRCMRDISPGEALGAARKLLDETRK
- a CDS encoding RtcB family protein, translated to MVELTGKYNSARIFCDEVESSARQQILTFLDHIAFSNGKIRIMPDVHAGAGAVIGFTGPLGEKVIPNIIGVDIGCGVAAWDLKDRETDFAALDHFIRWEIPSGRNVRKETSTELEFLFGRLFPGKSYADFLSEIKRICLTQKQDRPRVMRSIGSLGGGNHFIEIDRNERGESFLVIHCGSRNFGLRVALFHQHLARRKTGEMKGLEYLTGQNAENYKADMRIAQMYAALNRSVIAFLILEQFYGGRYASFNKIESVHNYISFEDSIIRKGAISARKGESVIIPFNMAEGCILGEGKGNEDWNCSAPHGAGRTMSRTAARKQLDMDKFKKSMGGVWTSSVSRSTIDEAPAAYKKSAFILKQLEPAVTINSFLKPVYNFKAAE
- a CDS encoding potassium channel protein, with the protein product MNRKIATIIFLVLFVIAAGTFGYMLIEKWNLMDSLYMTSITLSSIGFGEVHPLSPAGKIFTMVLILFGFSLVAGLAGLFTSLILQGEVGNVLRRQKMKETIKNMKGHHIICGLSPVGEAIVGEFYQARQHFVVIEKDEKNLERIKKTLPDLRYIIGDASQDDVLIEAGVEKAKTVLSCLSSDAMNMYVVISAKSLNPRIKVVAEAVEEEAEAKLKRAGADAVVSPQKIGGLRMASTALRPNVVTFLDIMLKENEGEWRIEEMSIPDKSPFLNYTLAKSQISKNTGLVVIAIKKALTGRFIYNPDAATLLEANDKILVLGNPDKMERLDRYISQGK
- a CDS encoding nitroreductase family protein, whose product is METYDAIKKRVSVRKYSSQTVSKEDLEKIVSAGARAATANNVQPFEFIVVTDAEKRKELAAIAPKNGPYMAESPAVIAVISEPVKYYLEDGSAATQNILLMARDLGLGTVWVAGDKKDYAPAILAALNAPPDHKLVSLVCVGYPKDGFAQTPKKKLSDVLHWEKY
- the mgtE gene encoding magnesium transporter; this encodes MLKELLKPEIEEMIAEKAWHSLKNILIEWPEADIADLLKNLEDKEAIVLFMLLPKQLKAETFAELDPEKQTVFLKRIGDEVIRDIVLELSPDDRTELFEELPGRITKKLLNFLPPAERKETLKLLGYPEDSVGRLMTPDYVAIRPEWTVRESLEHIREFGHDAETVNRVYVIDKNWHLLDDISLRKLILADLSNEVSSLMDRNFIAVSPFDDQEVAVTKIKKYDLFAIPVVDSENVLLGIVTVDDVLDVFEEEVTEDVHKAGGIVPLEMSYSAASSSGLYKKRVGWLLLFLASGFVSSMVITYFEGMLAKVVALAAFIPVMMGEGGNIGNQASVLIVRALALGELTTAKWFNIMKKELAIGILLGLTLGVAIGLWGYLWKGDYRIGLVVGSSMLFISLWANLLGSALPIVLTKFKMDPAIICGSLLMTVIDTTGLMIYFSIAGLLLF
- a CDS encoding glycosyltransferase family 9 protein; amino-acid sequence: MNFAVIRFSSLGDVILTTPLCENIKLNHPGSFIYFFTKRAYAPVFEENPFVDRVIALEDHGLPQLLRLMRKINPDRIYDLHSSLRSRALGALFPLRAGRVKTYRKERKKILKGKSAIIPGAVRRYLDVLAADKIKIHTDKTALFLSAREKDRARRILLSQGIPPDGEIICVAPQAKWPLKEWRRFPEFFEAAAKPGRYFILTGDDYARAQNLLPANRYHVNFVKNLSGRLSMRMFFAVMGAASCVISMDSGAAHAASALGKPLIVFFGPTVTDFGFAPAGAKIMQVDVPCRPCHLHGGKDCARGDRVCMESISAKDLTLAMEEMLK